The Kineococcus radiotolerans SRS30216 = ATCC BAA-149 genomic interval CCTCGACCTCGGCGGACAGCGTCCGGATGTCGGCCAGGCCGCGGCCGTCGATGCGGACCCCGTCCTTGAGGACGCGCTGGCGGATCAGCGCCTTCTGCACCGAGCGGTAGGCCGCGGAGACCTCCTTCTCGCGACCGGCGAACGCGTCGGCGAGCTGGGCCTTGACGGCCTCCTTGACCTCGTCGATCCGCGTCTCACGGTCCTGCTTGCCGCCGATCTGCAGCGCGGCGGTGAGGTCGGCCGAGGCCGCCTCGAACACGGCCTGGTAGACGTCGTCCTGGTAGTCCGGGAACGTCGGGAAGGCGGCCGTGGGCTTGGCGGCGGTGGCGGCCACCTCGGCCTGCGCGCGCACCAGCTCCGCGATGAAGGGCTTGGCGGCCTCGAGGCCGGCGGCCACGACCTCCTCGGTGGGGGCGGTCGCGCCCTGGTCCTTGATGAGGTTCCAGGAGCCCTCGGTCGCCTCGGCCTCGACCATCATGATCGCGACGTCCTGCGAGCCGTCGGCGGTGGTCACGACGCGGCCGGCGACGACCATGTCGAAGACGGCGCGCTCGAGCTCGGAGTAGCGCGGGAAGGCGACCCACTGGCCGTCGATGAGGGCGATGCGCACCCCGCCGATGGGGCCGGAGAACGGCAGGCCCGAGAGCTGGGTGGAGAGGGACGCGACGTTGATGGCCACGACGTCGTAGGCGTCGTCGGGGTGCAGGGCCATGACGGAGACGACGACCTGGACCTCGTTGCGCAGGCCCTTGACGAAGCTGGGGCGCAGGGGGCGGTCGATGAGGCGGCAGGTCAGGATCGCCTCGGTCGAGGGGCGGCCCTCGCGGCGGAAGAACGAGCCGGGGATCTTGCCGGCGGCGTAGCTGCGCTCCTCGACGTCCACCGTCAGGGGGAAGAAGTCGAACTGGTCCTTCGGGGACTTGCCGGCGGTGGTCGCGCTCAGCAGGAAGGACTCGCCGTCGAGGTAGACCGCGGCGGACCCGGCGGCCTGCTTGGCGAGGCGCCCGGTCTCGAAGCGGATGGTGCGGGTGCCGAACGAGCCGTTGTCGATGACGGCTTCGGCGGCGGTGATCTCAGGACCCTCCAAGGGGTTCCTCCTCCGGTGTGCGCGGCACCCGCGCGCCCCGGCCTTCGATCGAGGCCCACGGAAGCTGGTGGTCGTGCTGCTTCCGGAGGCCACTACCGAGGACCGGTCGACGCTGCGCGGTGCCGCTGGGTGTGCGTGTGCTCCTGGGTCGTGCACTCAGGAGTCTGCCGCGAGTGCGGCGGGAATGCGCAACAGGGGTGGACCCGAGTGTCGGGACCACCCCTGCTGTCAGGCCCCTGACGAGGTCAGCGGCGGATGCCGAGCCGCTCGATGATCGAGCGGTAGCGGTTGATGTCCTTCTTGGCCATGTACTTCAGCAGGTTGCGGCGCTGACCGACCAGCAGCAGCAGACCACGACGGCTGTGGTGGTCGTGCTGGTGCGTCTTGAGGTGCTCGGTCAGGTCGCGGATGCGCTGCGTCAGCATCGCCACCTGGACCTCCGGCGAGCCGGTGTCACCCTCGCTGGTGGCGTACTCGGCCATGATGCTCTTCTTCACTGCGGCGTCGAGGGGCACTCGTCTCTCCTTGCACTCGTTGCGCGGTGCCACGGGGCTCGTCCACCCGGGCTCTCTGGATCCGCGGCCGATCGAACGGCAGGCTCCAGACTAGCAGCGGTCAGGATCCGTCCCCGCCGAGCAGGATCCGCCGGCAGGCGGCGACGTCGCGCTCCATCTGCTCCACCAGCGCCTCCACGCCGTCGAAGCGCAGCGTGGGGCGCAGGCGGGCGACGAGGTCGAGGTCGACGCGCTCGCCGTAGAGGTCCAGCCCGCGCTGCTCCAGACCGGGCTGGGGCAGGCAGTACGCCTCCACCTGCCGGTGGAGGCCGTCGAAGGTGGGGTTGGTGCCGATGGAGACCGCGGCCGCCAGCCGCTGCCCCGAGGGGCGGGTCAGCCAGCCCGCGTAGACCCCGTCGGCGGGGACGAGGCCGTCGGCGCGGTCGGTGTCGAGGTTCGCCGTCGGGTACCCCAGCTCGCGGCCGCGGTGGTCGCCGTGCACGACGGTGGAGGTGATCCGGTGCGGGTGGCCCAGCACCGCCGCCGCCCGCGCCACGTCGCCCTCGGCCAGGGCCGCGCGCACCGCCGTGGACGACCAGCGCGGGGAGCCGGCGCGGTTCCCCGGGTCCCCGAGGTCCTCCAGCACGACGACCTCGA includes:
- a CDS encoding bifunctional riboflavin kinase/FAD synthetase, with protein sequence MQRWDGLSDVGPGFGPSVVTIGNFDGVHRGHAAVLGEVVGLARGRGLRSVAVTFDPHPLQVLDPERAPGLLTGLDRRLDLVAATGLDAVLVLPFTRELAGWSPERFVEDVFVGALRAAVVVVGHDVRFGAGNSGDLTTMQGLGERFGFEVVVLEDLGDPGNRAGSPRWSSTAVRAALAEGDVARAAAVLGHPHRITSTVVHGDHRGRELGYPTANLDTDRADGLVPADGVYAGWLTRPSGQRLAAAVSIGTNPTFDGLHRQVEAYCLPQPGLEQRGLDLYGERVDLDLVARLRPTLRFDGVEALVEQMERDVAACRRILLGGDGS
- the rpsO gene encoding 30S ribosomal protein S15, whose amino-acid sequence is MPLDAAVKKSIMAEYATSEGDTGSPEVQVAMLTQRIRDLTEHLKTHQHDHHSRRGLLLLVGQRRNLLKYMAKKDINRYRSIIERLGIRR